The following are encoded together in the Streptomyces flavofungini genome:
- a CDS encoding branched-chain amino acid transaminase, translating to MTRAAPAPAAPPLDERDGVIWYDGDFVPWREARLHVLSHGLHYGGSVFEGERAYDGRVFKLHEHTARLAASARTMGFELPWSVPDLAAATAETVAVAGLTDGYVRPVAWRGSDTLRLVAPDSRVHVAIAAWPWPRIFTEGPRGIRLRTSRWRRPAPDTAPVSAKTAALYALGALAGQEAEAAGHDDALLLDHRGRLAEATGANLFLVIAGELHTPPPECVLDGITRRTVIDIARDRGLSVVERHLHPSELTRASEVFLTGTAYEVQPVTAVDALRFPLGAVGAALAAAYGRIVRGQEAVLAPARTAPAVSERG from the coding sequence ATGACCCGGGCCGCCCCCGCACCCGCCGCGCCGCCCCTCGACGAACGGGACGGCGTCATCTGGTACGACGGGGACTTCGTGCCCTGGCGCGAGGCCAGGCTGCACGTGCTCAGCCACGGGCTGCACTACGGCGGCAGCGTCTTCGAGGGCGAACGGGCCTACGACGGGCGCGTCTTCAAGCTCCACGAGCACACCGCCCGGCTCGCCGCGTCGGCCCGCACGATGGGCTTCGAACTGCCCTGGTCCGTCCCGGACCTCGCCGCCGCCACGGCCGAGACCGTCGCCGTCGCGGGCCTCACCGACGGCTACGTACGCCCGGTCGCCTGGCGCGGCAGCGACACCCTGCGCCTGGTCGCGCCGGACAGCCGCGTGCACGTCGCCATCGCCGCCTGGCCCTGGCCGCGGATCTTCACCGAAGGGCCCCGCGGCATCCGCCTGCGCACCTCGCGCTGGCGCCGCCCCGCCCCCGACACCGCGCCCGTCAGCGCCAAGACCGCCGCCCTCTACGCCCTCGGCGCGCTCGCCGGACAGGAGGCCGAGGCGGCGGGCCACGACGACGCGCTGCTCCTGGACCACCGCGGCCGCCTCGCCGAGGCCACCGGCGCCAACCTGTTCCTGGTGATCGCGGGGGAGCTGCACACCCCGCCCCCGGAGTGCGTCCTGGACGGCATCACCCGCCGTACCGTCATCGACATCGCCCGCGACCGGGGCCTTTCCGTCGTCGAACGCCACCTGCACCCGTCCGAACTGACCCGCGCCAGCGAGGTGTTCCTCACCGGCACGGCCTACGAGGTACAGCCCGTCACCGCCGTCGACGCCCTGCGGTTCCCCCTCGGCGCGGTCGGGGCCGCGCTCGCGGCGGCGTACGGACGGATCGTGCGCGGGCAGGAGGCGGTCCTGGCGCCCGCGAGGACCGCCCCCGCGGTGAGCGAGCGCGGATGA
- a CDS encoding nuclear transport factor 2 family protein → MGSPERATLDRAAMEAAVRQYFEACNKVDRDLFAQCVSERVVHYLAHGMSGPVPGIDPIVERWGADVRANDSHWAVDAVYADEQTRTAVCEWTAFKPRLGKVLRGAEVYRFDDAGLIDEVRIYYASRRDDTVPVNELEGFPYAERGFAT, encoded by the coding sequence ATGGGAAGCCCTGAGCGTGCCACGTTGGACCGGGCCGCGATGGAAGCCGCTGTACGACAGTACTTCGAGGCGTGCAACAAGGTCGACCGGGACCTGTTCGCCCAGTGCGTGTCCGAGCGGGTCGTGCACTACCTCGCCCACGGCATGTCCGGACCCGTCCCCGGCATCGACCCCATCGTGGAGCGCTGGGGCGCCGACGTGCGGGCCAACGACTCCCACTGGGCCGTCGACGCCGTGTACGCCGACGAGCAGACCCGCACCGCCGTCTGCGAGTGGACCGCCTTCAAGCCCCGCCTGGGCAAGGTCCTGCGCGGCGCCGAGGTCTACCGCTTCGACGACGCCGGACTCATCGACGAGGTCCGCATCTACTACGCGTCGCGCCGCGACGACACCGTCCCCGTCAACGAACTCGAAGGCTTCCCCTACGCCGAGCGGGGCTTCGCCACATGA
- a CDS encoding DUF6421 family protein: MSAARAAHRLQDDLLDEATRLGHGLLPRIDDFRTRQRDDGTVPAPDDDDRRRLLAVKDEATAWFAGHGRTAQADALAADVDDWLAAGLDTPPHFARSRDALTAPADGDWAAFLAPVQTTNSAPPVGRRLEFFLVRRKEPDALAELAVHYPHPKNNCQATVLLAGSAGFSQGNCIVFFPENVAAHDRVTEQNYAIFFFNKFRRIHETFALPSAQSVLTAESVPQDSAGLDPDVCYQARSVWGYLHDYFHHQGRWPLDRHVKLKTNWFIGLLEELKVDAKTVLACHTDPAVPYADEQVAMVLLERVFRYPLDAHAVRNFDAGTGVFLYSWLRARRALTADRDGRLRLDLDRALMGLRELIDAVEGMEASVGTPAEYRAAAKELVRTLLPTGADGDRYAFTGDQRALLRAREHLTSLPPLRFAPAEL, encoded by the coding sequence ATGAGCGCCGCGCGGGCCGCCCACCGCCTCCAGGACGACCTGCTCGACGAGGCCACCCGCCTCGGCCACGGCCTGCTGCCCCGCATCGACGACTTCCGCACCCGCCAGCGCGACGACGGCACCGTCCCCGCCCCGGACGACGACGACCGCCGCCGCCTGCTCGCCGTCAAGGACGAGGCCACCGCCTGGTTCGCCGGGCACGGCCGCACGGCCCAGGCCGACGCGCTCGCCGCCGACGTCGACGACTGGCTGGCCGCGGGCCTGGACACGCCGCCGCACTTCGCCCGCAGCCGTGACGCCCTCACCGCCCCCGCCGACGGCGACTGGGCGGCGTTCCTCGCCCCCGTCCAGACCACCAACAGCGCGCCGCCGGTGGGCCGGCGCCTGGAGTTCTTCCTCGTCCGCCGCAAGGAACCGGACGCGCTGGCCGAACTCGCCGTCCACTATCCGCACCCCAAGAACAACTGCCAGGCCACCGTCCTGCTCGCGGGCAGCGCGGGGTTCTCCCAGGGCAACTGCATCGTCTTCTTCCCCGAGAATGTCGCCGCCCACGACCGCGTCACCGAACAGAATTACGCGATCTTCTTCTTCAACAAATTCCGCCGGATTCACGAGACGTTCGCCCTGCCGTCCGCACAGTCCGTGCTCACCGCCGAATCCGTGCCCCAGGACTCGGCCGGACTCGACCCCGACGTGTGTTACCAGGCCCGCTCCGTGTGGGGATATCTCCACGACTACTTCCACCACCAGGGCCGGTGGCCCCTCGACCGGCACGTGAAACTCAAGACGAACTGGTTCATCGGCCTCCTCGAAGAGCTGAAGGTCGACGCGAAGACCGTCCTCGCCTGCCACACGGACCCCGCCGTCCCCTACGCCGACGAGCAGGTCGCCATGGTCCTGCTCGAGCGCGTGTTCCGGTACCCGCTCGACGCGCACGCCGTCCGCAACTTCGACGCGGGCACCGGTGTGTTCCTCTACTCCTGGCTGCGCGCCCGCCGCGCCCTGACCGCCGACCGCGACGGGCGGCTGCGCCTGGACCTCGACCGGGCCCTCATGGGGCTGCGGGAGTTGATCGACGCGGTCGAGGGTATGGAAGCGTCCGTCGGCACACCGGCGGAGTACCGCGCGGCGGCCAAGGAACTCGTACGCACCCTGCTGCCCACCGGCGCGGACGGCGACCGCTACGCCTTCACCGGCGACCAGCGGGCGCTGCTGCGGGCACGGGAGCACCTCACGTCCTTGCCGCCGCTGCGGTTCGCGCCGGCGGAGCTGTGA
- a CDS encoding bacilysin biosynthesis protein BacA yields MSVASPPWAPSSAIDEIRYLHTLGPTGTNLESAAHLWLRRHGRADDGQVVLHTCLEEAMESVPRNGEHALLACAVYPELHTLVFGNLRTCRMVDCFLWPTHEMVLAAPPGARAEPRTVATHPAPAGLVPDRRARRLVTSNAQAAIDCAAGRADACVTTVVAARAHGLRVVRSFGEVPMVFTVHHVREPEPHAGGPAHAVREPAHPVRESGR; encoded by the coding sequence TTGAGCGTTGCTTCTCCGCCGTGGGCGCCGTCGTCGGCGATCGACGAGATCCGGTACCTGCACACCCTCGGCCCCACGGGAACCAACCTGGAGTCCGCCGCCCACCTGTGGCTCCGGCGCCACGGGCGCGCCGACGACGGACAGGTCGTCCTGCACACCTGCCTCGAAGAGGCCATGGAGAGCGTGCCGAGGAACGGCGAACACGCGCTGCTCGCCTGCGCCGTCTACCCCGAACTGCACACCCTCGTCTTCGGCAACCTGCGCACCTGCCGCATGGTCGACTGCTTCCTGTGGCCCACCCACGAGATGGTGCTCGCCGCCCCGCCCGGAGCCCGCGCCGAGCCCCGCACCGTGGCCACCCACCCCGCCCCGGCCGGGCTCGTCCCCGACCGCCGCGCACGCCGCCTGGTGACCAGCAACGCCCAGGCCGCCATCGACTGCGCCGCGGGCCGCGCCGACGCGTGCGTCACCACCGTCGTCGCCGCGCGGGCCCACGGCCTGCGGGTCGTGCGCAGCTTCGGTGAGGTGCCGATGGTCTTCACCGTCCACCACGTGCGGGAACCCGAACCGCACGCGGGGGGACCGGCCCACGCCGTGCGGGAACCGGCCCACCCCGTGCGGGAGTCCGGCCGATGA
- a CDS encoding M1 family metallopeptidase, with the protein MSGQPKTAPDPYFPDNGDSRYRVHRYELELDYRPAPNRLAGAARLSAITGRAPLTEFQLNLADFRIGRVRVDGRAAHYSHRGGKLRVRPAKALPAGSAFTVDVHYSGNPKPVNSPWGGLGWEELTDGALVASQPVGAPSWYPCNDRPADKAAYQISITTPSAYQVVIGGRLLTRTTKASTTTWLYEQPAPTPSYLVGLSVGKYQTAILGDPGLSGVPQTGHFPAHLLAEFSRDFARQPQMMALFEELFGPYPFAEYGVVVADEELDVPVEAQGLSLFGVNHVDGARSAERLVAHELAHQWFGNSVTIADWRHIWLNEGLAKYAEWLWSERSGARTAPELAAVAHRLLAAQPQDLKLADPGRKLMFDDRLYERGGLAVHAVRCALGDDAFFRMLREWTRVHRHGVVTTQTFTAHVERYADGPVDELFQAWLYDTRLPSLPTAAA; encoded by the coding sequence TTGAGCGGGCAGCCGAAGACAGCACCGGACCCCTACTTCCCGGACAACGGTGACTCCCGCTACCGGGTGCACCGCTACGAGCTGGAACTCGACTACCGGCCCGCGCCGAACCGGCTCGCGGGCGCGGCCCGGCTCAGCGCCATAACGGGCCGGGCACCGCTGACCGAGTTCCAGCTGAACCTCGCCGACTTCCGCATCGGCCGCGTCCGTGTCGACGGCCGGGCCGCGCACTACTCGCACCGGGGCGGCAAGCTGCGGGTGCGCCCCGCGAAGGCCCTGCCCGCCGGGTCCGCCTTCACCGTCGACGTGCACTACTCGGGCAACCCCAAGCCGGTCAACAGCCCCTGGGGCGGGCTCGGCTGGGAGGAGCTGACCGACGGCGCGCTGGTCGCGAGCCAGCCCGTCGGGGCGCCGTCCTGGTACCCGTGCAACGACCGGCCCGCCGACAAGGCCGCGTACCAGATCTCGATCACGACGCCCTCGGCGTACCAGGTGGTGATCGGCGGCCGCCTCCTCACCCGCACCACCAAGGCCTCCACCACCACCTGGCTCTACGAACAGCCCGCGCCCACGCCCAGCTATCTGGTCGGCCTGTCCGTCGGCAAGTACCAGACGGCGATCCTCGGCGACCCCGGGCTCAGCGGGGTGCCGCAGACCGGGCACTTCCCCGCGCACCTCCTCGCCGAGTTCTCCCGGGACTTCGCGCGCCAGCCGCAGATGATGGCGCTGTTCGAGGAGCTCTTCGGGCCCTACCCCTTCGCCGAGTACGGCGTCGTCGTGGCCGACGAGGAACTGGACGTGCCCGTCGAGGCCCAGGGCCTGTCGCTGTTCGGCGTCAACCACGTGGACGGTGCCCGCAGCGCGGAGCGCCTGGTGGCGCACGAGCTCGCCCACCAGTGGTTCGGCAACAGCGTCACCATCGCCGACTGGCGGCACATCTGGCTCAACGAGGGCCTCGCCAAGTACGCGGAATGGCTCTGGTCGGAGCGCTCGGGCGCCCGCACCGCCCCGGAACTCGCCGCCGTCGCCCACCGGTTGCTCGCCGCGCAGCCGCAGGACCTCAAGCTGGCCGACCCCGGCCGCAAGCTGATGTTCGACGACCGGCTCTACGAACGCGGCGGCCTCGCCGTGCACGCGGTGCGCTGCGCGCTCGGCGACGACGCGTTCTTCCGGATGCTGCGCGAGTGGACCAGGGTCCACCGGCACGGCGTGGTCACCACGCAGACGTTCACCGCCCACGTCGAGCGGTACGCGGACGGCCCGGTGGACGAGCTGTTCCAGGCCTGGCTGTACGACACCCGGCTGCCGTCGCTGCCCACTGCTGCCGCCTGA
- a CDS encoding Pls/PosA family non-ribosomal peptide synthetase, translating into MEATRANAELSLLEAEMSEQFEEPAFFSTGSAAAPRTLVDIIDATVRAHPDEPALDDGTRQLTYRALAAEVEQLRRRLDAAGVGRGDRVGVRVPSGTNELYVAILAVIAAGAAYVPVDAEDPDERADLVFGEAGVRTVIGAGHAFTVDKPADVPAGRPEPDDDAWIIFTSGSTGKPKGVAVSNRSAAAFVDAEAALFLQEEPIGPGDRVMAGLSVAFDASCEEMWLAWRYGACLVPVPRSQVRSGADLGPWLVEQEITVVSTVPTLAALWEPEALGDVRLLIFGGEACPPELTQRLVTEGREVWNTYGPTEATVVACAALMTGDEPIRIGLPLAGWELVVVDEADRPVPMGESGQLVIGGAGLARYLDPEKDAEKYAPLESMGWRRAYRSGDLVKADPEGLIFLGRTDEQIKLGGRRIELGEVDAALQALPGVAGAAAAVRTARGGNQLLVGYLVPQDGFDHAAAVEKLRAELPAALVPLLAPVADLPTRTSGKVDRNALPWPLPDLDTGGKAEQLYGTEAWLAEQWSETLGIPVTSACDDFFAIGGGSIAAAQLTTRLRTRYPSAAVIDIYERPVLRKLARRLEKSAQDDGAAREIAPVPVRAQAAQAALLLPLFTLVGLRWTVALAALGNVLHHFGAYPWALSAPWWLIAVGVLVLYSPPGRLAVAAGGARLLLRGVQPGSYPRGGSVHLRLWTAERLAEYSGATSLTGSWLERYARALGVKVGAEVDLHSLPPVTGLLKLGRGCAVETEVDLSGHWLDGDRLEIGAIKVGAGAVVGTRSILFPGARVGKRAEVAPGSAVRGPIPTGQRWAGSPAGKLGKAKRDWPEQRPPRAVHWRAMYGVTGIALSLLPLAAALPALFVARAFVPADAALGEAVRGALLALAPATLAFGLAYALLILIGVRLLSLGLRTGTRPTHSRIGWQAWTVTQLMDLSRQTLFPLYAGLVTPLWMRLLGMRVGRGAEVSTVLALPSLTTVGDGAFLADDTLTAPYELGGGWVRIGRAEIGRRAFLGNSGMTAPGRSVPDDGLVGVLSATPKKAKKGSSYLGLPPVKLPRAAAGSDDSRTYAPPVRLKLARALVEACRIVPVFCSAALVIFVVGLLALAARHGLWLAALLSGAVLLAAGALGCLTSIVAKWLLVGRHRTGEHPLWCGFVWRNELADTFVEMVAVPWLAGAVPGTPVLNLWLRGLGARVGRGVWCESYWLPETDLVTLETATSVNRGCVLQTHLFHDRILRTDTVVLRAGATLGPGGIVLPGSEIGARSTLGPASLVMAGESVPADTRWLGNPIEAWRP; encoded by the coding sequence ATGGAAGCCACGCGCGCGAACGCTGAGCTCAGCCTGCTCGAAGCGGAGATGAGCGAACAGTTCGAGGAGCCGGCCTTCTTCAGCACCGGGAGCGCCGCCGCACCGCGCACCCTGGTCGACATCATCGACGCGACCGTGCGGGCACACCCCGACGAACCCGCCCTCGACGACGGCACCCGCCAGCTGACGTACCGCGCCCTGGCCGCCGAGGTGGAACAGCTACGGCGCCGGCTCGACGCCGCCGGAGTCGGCAGGGGCGACCGCGTCGGCGTCCGCGTGCCGAGCGGCACCAACGAGCTGTACGTCGCGATCCTCGCCGTCATCGCCGCGGGCGCCGCCTACGTCCCGGTCGACGCCGAGGACCCCGACGAGCGCGCCGACCTCGTCTTCGGCGAGGCGGGCGTGCGCACCGTCATCGGCGCCGGACACGCCTTCACCGTCGACAAGCCCGCCGACGTCCCCGCGGGTCGGCCCGAGCCCGACGACGACGCGTGGATCATCTTCACGTCGGGCTCCACCGGCAAGCCCAAGGGCGTCGCGGTGAGCAACCGCAGCGCCGCCGCGTTCGTGGACGCCGAGGCCGCCCTGTTCCTCCAGGAGGAGCCCATCGGGCCGGGCGACCGCGTCATGGCCGGCCTCTCCGTGGCGTTCGACGCGTCCTGCGAGGAGATGTGGCTGGCCTGGCGCTACGGCGCCTGCCTCGTGCCCGTGCCGCGCTCGCAGGTGCGCAGCGGCGCCGACCTCGGGCCCTGGCTGGTCGAGCAGGAGATCACCGTGGTCTCCACCGTGCCGACGCTCGCCGCGCTGTGGGAGCCCGAGGCCCTGGGCGACGTCCGGCTGCTGATCTTCGGCGGCGAGGCCTGCCCGCCCGAGCTGACCCAGCGCCTGGTCACCGAGGGCCGCGAGGTGTGGAACACCTACGGCCCGACGGAGGCCACGGTCGTCGCCTGCGCCGCACTCATGACCGGCGACGAGCCGATCCGGATCGGGCTGCCGCTGGCCGGCTGGGAGCTCGTCGTCGTCGACGAGGCGGACCGGCCCGTGCCGATGGGGGAGAGCGGTCAGCTCGTCATCGGCGGCGCGGGGCTCGCCCGCTACCTCGACCCGGAGAAGGACGCTGAGAAGTACGCGCCCCTGGAGTCCATGGGCTGGCGGCGCGCCTACCGCAGCGGCGACCTCGTCAAGGCCGACCCCGAGGGTCTGATCTTCCTCGGCCGCACCGACGAACAGATCAAGCTCGGCGGCCGCCGCATCGAACTCGGCGAAGTGGACGCCGCCCTCCAGGCCCTGCCCGGCGTCGCGGGCGCGGCCGCCGCCGTCCGCACCGCACGCGGCGGCAACCAGCTCCTCGTCGGCTATCTGGTCCCCCAGGACGGCTTCGACCACGCGGCCGCCGTCGAGAAGCTGCGCGCCGAACTGCCCGCCGCCCTCGTGCCGTTGCTCGCCCCCGTCGCCGACCTGCCCACCCGCACCTCCGGCAAGGTCGACCGCAACGCCCTGCCCTGGCCCCTGCCCGACCTCGACACCGGCGGCAAGGCCGAGCAGCTGTACGGCACCGAGGCCTGGCTCGCCGAGCAGTGGAGCGAGACCCTCGGCATCCCCGTGACCAGCGCCTGTGACGACTTCTTCGCGATCGGCGGCGGCAGCATCGCCGCCGCCCAGCTCACCACCCGGCTGCGCACGCGCTACCCGAGCGCCGCCGTCATCGACATCTACGAACGCCCCGTCCTGCGCAAGCTCGCCCGCCGCCTGGAGAAGTCCGCGCAGGACGACGGCGCCGCCCGCGAGATCGCCCCCGTGCCCGTGCGCGCCCAGGCCGCCCAGGCGGCCCTGCTGCTCCCGCTGTTCACCCTCGTCGGACTGCGCTGGACGGTCGCGCTCGCCGCGCTCGGCAACGTCCTGCACCACTTCGGCGCCTACCCGTGGGCCCTGTCCGCGCCCTGGTGGCTCATCGCCGTCGGCGTCCTCGTCCTGTACAGCCCGCCCGGACGTCTCGCCGTCGCGGCGGGCGGCGCCCGGCTGCTGCTGCGCGGCGTCCAGCCCGGCAGCTATCCACGCGGCGGCTCGGTGCACCTGCGCCTGTGGACCGCCGAACGCCTCGCCGAGTACAGCGGCGCGACCTCCCTGACCGGCTCCTGGCTGGAGCGCTACGCCCGCGCGCTCGGCGTCAAGGTCGGCGCCGAGGTCGACCTGCACTCGCTGCCGCCGGTCACCGGGCTGCTCAAGCTCGGCCGCGGCTGCGCCGTCGAGACCGAGGTGGACCTGTCCGGGCACTGGCTCGACGGCGACCGCCTCGAAATCGGCGCGATCAAGGTCGGCGCGGGCGCCGTGGTCGGCACCCGCAGCATCCTGTTCCCGGGCGCCCGCGTCGGCAAGCGCGCCGAGGTCGCCCCCGGCTCCGCCGTGCGCGGCCCGATCCCGACCGGCCAGCGCTGGGCCGGATCGCCCGCGGGCAAGCTCGGCAAGGCCAAGCGCGACTGGCCCGAGCAGCGCCCGCCGCGCGCCGTGCACTGGCGCGCCATGTACGGCGTGACGGGCATCGCCCTCAGCCTCCTGCCGCTCGCCGCCGCCCTGCCCGCGCTCTTCGTCGCCCGCGCCTTCGTGCCCGCCGACGCCGCCCTCGGCGAGGCCGTACGCGGCGCGCTGCTCGCCCTCGCCCCCGCGACCCTGGCCTTCGGCCTCGCGTACGCCCTGCTGATCCTGATCGGCGTCCGGCTGCTCAGCCTCGGCCTGCGCACGGGCACCCGCCCCACCCACAGCCGCATCGGCTGGCAGGCGTGGACTGTCACCCAGCTCATGGACCTGTCCCGGCAGACCCTCTTCCCGCTGTACGCCGGACTCGTCACCCCCCTGTGGATGCGGCTGCTCGGCATGCGCGTCGGACGCGGCGCCGAAGTGTCCACCGTGCTCGCCCTGCCGAGCCTCACCACGGTCGGCGACGGCGCGTTCCTCGCCGACGACACCCTGACTGCGCCCTACGAGCTCGGCGGCGGCTGGGTGCGCATCGGCCGTGCCGAGATCGGCCGCCGCGCCTTCCTCGGCAACTCCGGCATGACCGCGCCCGGCCGCTCCGTGCCCGACGACGGCCTGGTCGGCGTCCTGTCGGCCACCCCGAAGAAGGCCAAGAAGGGCAGCTCCTACCTGGGCCTGCCGCCGGTCAAGCTGCCCCGCGCGGCAGCCGGGTCCGACGACAGCCGCACCTACGCGCCACCCGTCCGGCTCAAGCTGGCCCGTGCGCTCGTCGAGGCGTGCCGGATCGTCCCCGTGTTCTGCTCGGCCGCCCTGGTGATCTTCGTGGTCGGGCTGCTCGCCCTGGCCGCCCGGCACGGGCTCTGGCTCGCCGCGCTGCTTTCCGGGGCGGTCCTGCTCGCCGCCGGGGCACTCGGCTGCCTCACCTCGATCGTGGCCAAGTGGCTGCTCGTGGGCCGCCACCGCACCGGCGAGCACCCGCTGTGGTGCGGCTTCGTATGGCGCAACGAACTCGCGGACACCTTCGTCGAGATGGTCGCGGTGCCCTGGCTCGCCGGAGCCGTCCCCGGCACCCCGGTCCTGAACCTGTGGCTGCGCGGGCTCGGCGCGCGCGTCGGCCGGGGCGTGTGGTGCGAGAGCTACTGGCTGCCGGAGACCGATCTGGTCACCCTGGAGACCGCGACCAGCGTGAACCGGGGCTGTGTCCTGCAGACGCACCTCTTCCATGATCGGATCCTGCGGACGGATACTGTGGTCCTCCGTGCGGGCGCCACCCTGGGTCCGGGCGGGATCGTGCTGCCCGGCAGCGAGATCGGAGCCCGGTCGACCCTCGGCCCCGCGTCCCTCGTGATGGCCGGCGAGTCGGTCCCGGCCGACACCCGCTGGCTGGGCAACCCGATCGAGGCCTGGCGTCCCTGA
- a CDS encoding transketolase, translating into MTTTTEHTFTYGDLPRLMGLMTGDEKHGPAATSTLDALWVLYDRVLRVTPDRADDPARDRFLLSKGHGPMAYYAVLAAKGFLPVDWLEGFGSYDSPLGHHPDRVLVPGAEIGSGSLGHGLPLAVGTTLGLRARGLTDPRVWVLVGDAELDEGSNHEAIAYAGPAGLEQLHTLVIDNASASYARPGGIAARFEAAGWSALTVDGRDHEALYAAYTAPHAGRPHAVIARVEPKSV; encoded by the coding sequence ATGACGACGACAACGGAGCACACCTTCACGTACGGGGACCTCCCCCGCCTCATGGGCCTCATGACGGGCGACGAGAAGCACGGCCCCGCGGCCACGTCCACGCTGGACGCGCTGTGGGTGCTCTACGACCGCGTGCTCAGGGTCACACCCGACCGCGCCGACGACCCGGCCCGCGACCGGTTCCTCCTCTCCAAGGGACACGGCCCCATGGCCTACTACGCCGTGCTCGCGGCCAAGGGCTTCCTGCCCGTCGACTGGCTGGAGGGCTTCGGCTCGTACGACTCGCCCCTCGGACACCACCCGGACCGTGTCCTGGTCCCGGGCGCCGAGATCGGCAGCGGCTCGCTCGGCCACGGCCTGCCGCTGGCTGTCGGCACCACTCTCGGCCTGCGGGCCCGCGGCCTCACCGACCCGCGCGTGTGGGTGCTCGTCGGGGACGCCGAGCTGGACGAGGGCAGCAACCACGAGGCCATCGCCTACGCCGGACCGGCCGGCCTCGAACAGCTGCACACCCTGGTGATCGACAACGCCTCGGCGTCCTACGCCCGGCCCGGCGGCATCGCCGCCCGGTTCGAGGCGGCCGGCTGGTCCGCGCTCACCGTCGACGGACGCGATCACGAGGCGCTGTACGCGGCGTACACGGCGCCGCACGCGGGGCGGCCGCACGCGGTCATCGCGCGGGTGGAACCCAAGTCGGTGTGA
- a CDS encoding transketolase family protein encodes MDTMRDRFAPVMTRLLDEDPRLAVVLAEIGLDGFKDAMRAHPDRVINVGIREQLLVGAGAGLALAGLRPVVHTFASFLVERPFEQIKLDFGHQDVGGVLVSAAASFDWPEGGFTHMSPGDVALLDTLDGWTVHVPGHPDEAETLLRHAVAAGDDKVYVRLSVQANATPMPVDGAGFHTVREGRRGVVVAVGPMLDQVLAATEGLDVTVLYATTVRPFDAAGLRRAVGGAVAADVVLVEPYLAGTSTAAANDALVEVPHRVLGLGVARRELRRYGRVEEHVRAHGLDAGSLRERIGGFLG; translated from the coding sequence ATGGACACCATGCGTGACCGTTTCGCCCCCGTCATGACGCGGCTGCTCGACGAGGACCCTCGCCTGGCCGTCGTGCTCGCCGAGATCGGCTTGGACGGTTTCAAGGACGCGATGCGGGCTCATCCGGACCGGGTCATCAATGTCGGCATCCGGGAGCAACTGCTCGTCGGCGCCGGTGCCGGACTCGCCCTCGCGGGGCTGCGCCCCGTCGTGCACACCTTCGCCAGCTTCCTGGTGGAGCGGCCCTTCGAGCAGATCAAGCTGGACTTCGGCCACCAGGACGTGGGCGGCGTCCTGGTCAGCGCGGCCGCGTCGTTCGACTGGCCGGAGGGCGGGTTCACGCACATGTCGCCCGGCGACGTCGCGCTCCTCGACACCCTGGACGGCTGGACCGTGCACGTGCCGGGCCACCCCGACGAGGCCGAGACGCTGCTGCGGCACGCGGTCGCCGCGGGCGACGACAAGGTGTACGTGCGGCTGTCCGTGCAGGCCAACGCCACGCCGATGCCGGTGGACGGGGCCGGGTTCCACACCGTGCGGGAGGGGCGGCGCGGGGTCGTCGTGGCCGTCGGGCCGATGCTCGACCAGGTGCTCGCCGCCACGGAGGGGCTCGACGTGACGGTCCTGTACGCGACGACGGTGCGGCCGTTCGACGCGGCGGGGCTGCGCCGGGCCGTGGGGGGCGCGGTGGCCGCCGATGTCGTGCTGGTCGAGCCGTACCTCGCCGGGACGTCCACGGCTGCCGCGAACGACGCCCTCGTGGAGGTGCCGCATCGGGTGCTCGGGCTCGGGGTGGCTCGGCGGGAGCTGCGGCGGTACGGGCGGGTGGAGGAGCATGTGCGGGCGCATGGGCTGGATGCGGGGTCGCTGCGCGAGCGGATCGGGGGGTTCCTGGGCTGA